One part of the Flavobacteriales bacterium genome encodes these proteins:
- a CDS encoding response regulator has product MKSYKTTKIVIVDDDPFFTELVKENLEEKNYCDLEIYHSGQECVDNIDSDTDIVLLDHEMEGGLNGIETLKGIRNLKINTDVIFLTGQDDPQVARNALKHGAYDYVIKNESAMHRLIFTITNLRIDRASRNDSKVWEKSKGWAFAMLVAITVFVTVMAHDFILEMVNR; this is encoded by the coding sequence ATGAAATCATATAAAACAACTAAAATAGTAATCGTTGATGACGATCCGTTTTTCACAGAACTGGTTAAAGAAAATCTTGAGGAAAAAAATTATTGTGATTTGGAAATATATCATTCAGGGCAAGAGTGTGTCGACAACATAGATAGCGATACGGATATTGTTCTATTAGATCATGAGATGGAGGGTGGATTGAATGGAATCGAGACGTTAAAGGGGATAAGGAATCTGAAAATTAATACAGATGTAATTTTTTTAACTGGTCAAGACGATCCACAAGTAGCACGGAATGCATTAAAGCATGGAGCGTATGATTATGTTATAAAAAATGAATCTGCAATGCATAGATTAATTTTTACAATTACTAATCTACGGATTGATAGAGCAAGTAGGAATGATTCAAAAGTTTGGGAAAAAAGTAAAGGATGGGCCTTTGCAATGTTAGTTGCTATCACTGTTTTTGTAACCGTTATGGCACATGATTTTATATTAGAAATGGTAAATAGATAA